The Candidatus Koribacter versatilis Ellin345 genome has a segment encoding these proteins:
- a CDS encoding nuclear transport factor 2 family protein: protein MDQQVKEFFLKYEQANAGSDLSGIDGLYADTFMFGGPKGVQAVRKEDFLRVAPKMKERFSSMGLSETQLQAVETKPLDSTYLLATVVWRMKVRGESGSKDIDARATYILVRGHGDVLSIIFQIDHQDLASVIQER from the coding sequence ATGGATCAACAAGTCAAAGAATTTTTCTTGAAGTATGAGCAAGCAAACGCTGGTTCGGATCTGTCCGGAATCGATGGCCTCTACGCGGATACATTTATGTTTGGCGGACCCAAGGGTGTCCAAGCAGTCCGAAAGGAGGACTTCCTTAGGGTCGCTCCCAAAATGAAGGAGCGCTTTTCTTCCATGGGCCTCTCTGAAACCCAGCTTCAGGCTGTGGAAACGAAACCGCTGGATTCCACCTATCTGCTCGCGACGGTGGTGTGGAGGATGAAGGTTCGCGGGGAGTCCGGGAGCAAGGATATCGACGCACGCGCAACCTACATTTTGGTACGAGGACACGGCGACGTGCTGTCGATCATTTTCCAAATCGATCATCAGGATTTGGCGAGCGTTATTCAGGAACGTTGA
- a CDS encoding tetratricopeptide repeat protein, with protein MAKASAQAQPPTNLWTASQAYVLAAITLVVGIGIGWLVHGSYSDSQQQRTTTAASAPAPSAPSTGGFQVPTFNGQPGRLSLDDINKAAAPMIAQLQQRPNDPDLLAKLGNHYYDSQAFPQAIAYYQKSLAIAPSNPDVRTDMGTAMFYNGDPDGALKEFATSLSYAPTHAETMFNRGVVLMQGKNDPKAAIASWQELLKTNPNYQDRPKVEASIADAQKRVK; from the coding sequence ATGGCAAAAGCATCTGCGCAAGCACAACCGCCCACCAATCTCTGGACCGCCTCGCAGGCGTATGTCCTCGCCGCCATCACACTCGTCGTTGGAATCGGGATCGGCTGGCTCGTCCACGGTTCCTACTCCGACAGTCAACAACAACGAACAACAACCGCCGCGAGCGCTCCTGCCCCAAGCGCCCCGAGTACCGGCGGGTTCCAGGTGCCGACGTTTAACGGACAACCGGGACGCCTGTCACTGGACGACATCAACAAAGCTGCGGCGCCGATGATCGCGCAATTGCAGCAACGCCCGAACGATCCAGATCTGTTGGCGAAGCTCGGCAATCACTACTACGACAGCCAGGCATTCCCACAGGCGATTGCGTACTACCAGAAATCGCTGGCGATCGCGCCGTCGAATCCCGACGTCCGCACTGACATGGGGACCGCCATGTTCTACAACGGCGACCCGGACGGTGCTCTGAAGGAATTCGCGACTTCACTTTCGTACGCACCGACGCACGCCGAGACCATGTTCAACCGCGGCGTGGTGCTGATGCAGGGCAAGAACGACCCGAAGGCAGCGATTGCGAGTTGGCAGGAGTTGTTGAAGACCAACCCGAATTATCAGGACCGCCCGAAGGTCGAGGCGTCGATCGCGGACGCGCAGAAGCGCGTGAAGTAG
- the hemA gene encoding glutamyl-tRNA reductase has translation MEPSLVVVGLNFKTSPVAVRERFWMSELRRYEALHQLVRAEGIDELVVLATCNRTEFILWTSDAGEAADSVLRFLTHEYGLKMSDWSHFYRLMDDVALNHIFRVASSLDSMVIGEPEIVGQFKNAWSQAQAAGTTGRFLDAVMQKALTVSKRVRNETAIGNAAVSIPYTTVELSKQVLGELFDKAVVLMGAGKMSESAAKYLMNHGASQICVINRTLHKAQEFSEKVGGIAVALEDRAPYLDHADIIVSSTSCPHYVIEKADAERIQAARGGKPIVMVDIAVPRDIDPAVREVPGVHLFDMDDLEKVAKRNESERQVAAVAAEEILADEAKGFRRKLMAERVVPTIVALRNRLDEVCRQELESLRQELGPFTEDQDQAMTALTAHITQRIAGSLARELKELPERSEQDMLTMAVQRLFHLEQPQKAAAGTN, from the coding sequence GTGGAACCTAGCTTGGTGGTGGTCGGACTGAACTTCAAAACCTCTCCCGTCGCGGTGCGCGAGCGCTTCTGGATGAGCGAACTGCGACGCTACGAGGCGCTGCACCAATTGGTCCGCGCCGAAGGTATTGATGAACTGGTGGTCCTCGCCACGTGCAACCGCACCGAGTTCATCCTCTGGACCAGCGATGCCGGCGAGGCCGCTGACTCCGTGCTCCGTTTCCTGACCCACGAGTACGGCCTGAAGATGAGCGACTGGTCGCACTTCTACCGCCTGATGGATGACGTCGCCCTGAACCACATTTTCCGCGTCGCCTCCAGCCTCGATTCCATGGTGATCGGCGAGCCGGAAATCGTCGGACAATTCAAGAACGCCTGGTCGCAGGCGCAGGCCGCCGGAACCACCGGCCGCTTCCTCGATGCGGTGATGCAGAAGGCGCTTACGGTTTCGAAGCGCGTGCGCAACGAAACTGCGATTGGCAATGCGGCAGTTTCCATTCCGTACACCACGGTCGAACTCTCGAAACAAGTCCTCGGCGAACTCTTCGACAAAGCCGTCGTTCTGATGGGCGCGGGCAAGATGAGCGAATCGGCCGCGAAATACCTTATGAACCACGGCGCCTCGCAGATTTGCGTTATCAACCGCACCTTGCACAAGGCCCAGGAATTCAGCGAGAAGGTGGGCGGCATTGCGGTCGCGCTCGAAGATCGCGCGCCTTATCTCGACCATGCCGACATCATCGTCAGCTCCACGTCGTGCCCGCACTACGTGATCGAGAAGGCCGATGCAGAACGCATCCAGGCCGCTCGCGGTGGGAAGCCAATTGTGATGGTGGACATCGCCGTGCCGCGTGACATTGATCCTGCGGTGCGCGAAGTTCCGGGCGTGCACCTCTTCGACATGGACGACCTTGAGAAGGTCGCGAAGCGCAACGAGAGTGAGCGCCAGGTGGCCGCCGTTGCCGCAGAAGAAATTCTTGCGGACGAAGCCAAGGGCTTCCGACGCAAATTGATGGCCGAGCGCGTGGTGCCGACGATTGTCGCCCTGCGCAACCGCCTCGATGAAGTTTGCCGGCAGGAACTGGAGTCCCTGCGCCAGGAATTAGGCCCTTTCACGGAAGACCAGGACCAGGCTATGACCGCACTAACGGCCCATATAACGCAACGAATTGCTGGTTCGCTGGCCCGTGAACTGAAAGAACTCCCAGAACGAAGTGAACAAGACATGCTCACCATGGCGGTGCAGCGCTTGTTCCACCTCGAACAGCCGCAAAAGGCTGCCGCCGGCACCAATTGA
- a CDS encoding c-type cytochrome, translated as MKKLVAGMSLAAMMLAGTMAFAAGADDYKAKCAMCHGADGKGAMATKMGSKPLTDPAVQGMSDADIAKIISDGKGKMTGFKGKLSDDQIKAVAGYVKTLK; from the coding sequence ATGAAGAAGCTGGTAGCAGGAATGTCACTCGCTGCAATGATGTTGGCCGGAACTATGGCCTTCGCAGCGGGTGCCGACGACTACAAGGCGAAGTGTGCCATGTGCCACGGCGCCGATGGCAAAGGTGCAATGGCAACCAAGATGGGATCGAAGCCATTGACCGACCCCGCCGTGCAGGGCATGAGCGATGCCGATATCGCGAAGATCATCAGCGACGGCAAAGGCAAAATGACGGGCTTCAAGGGCAAACTCAGCGACGACCAGATCAAGGCCGTTGCAGGCTACGTGAAGACCCTGAAGTAA
- a CDS encoding c-type cytochrome: MAPKVLAVLLCASTFVLAENPGEAVFKKNCVMCHGADGAGKTKMGQKLGAADLSSNDIQGLSDEALTQTVKNGKGKMPSFEKTLSADDITQVVQYVRTLRK, from the coding sequence ATGGCTCCTAAGGTCCTGGCAGTTCTGCTCTGTGCGTCCACATTTGTGCTCGCGGAAAATCCGGGAGAAGCGGTTTTCAAGAAGAATTGCGTGATGTGCCATGGCGCCGATGGCGCCGGAAAAACCAAGATGGGGCAAAAACTCGGTGCTGCCGATTTGAGCAGCAACGACATCCAAGGTTTGAGTGACGAGGCGCTGACCCAAACAGTGAAGAACGGCAAGGGCAAGATGCCTTCGTTCGAAAAAACCTTGAGTGCCGACGACATCACCCAGGTCGTGCAGTACGTGCGCACCCTGCGCAAATAA
- a CDS encoding (2Fe-2S)-binding protein: MSEKDEKDSPRNGVSRRDFLKIGGIVAAVPLVSTTVVEAAGEPVEVHGPYKAKVTLNLNGKARTAELDTRVTLLDAMRDHFDLTGAKRVCDRGACGACTVLMDDKTVYACSILAIDAQGRKITTIEGLYPTETLDTLQHAFVENDAQQCGFCTPGFIVAAKSYLDHHPQAGAADFKTGLSGNLCRCGTYKGMQLVADLLTKGKGA; the protein is encoded by the coding sequence ATGTCGGAAAAAGATGAGAAGGACAGCCCGCGTAACGGTGTCTCGCGGCGCGACTTTCTAAAGATTGGCGGCATCGTCGCCGCAGTTCCGCTCGTCAGCACAACGGTGGTGGAAGCCGCCGGCGAGCCGGTCGAAGTCCACGGTCCCTACAAAGCCAAGGTCACGCTCAACCTCAACGGCAAAGCGCGCACCGCGGAACTCGACACGCGCGTGACTCTGCTCGACGCCATGCGCGACCACTTCGACCTCACCGGCGCCAAGCGGGTATGCGATCGCGGCGCCTGCGGTGCGTGCACCGTGCTCATGGACGACAAAACCGTATACGCCTGCTCGATCCTGGCGATTGACGCCCAGGGCCGGAAGATCACCACCATCGAGGGCCTGTATCCCACGGAGACGCTCGACACGTTGCAGCATGCGTTCGTGGAGAACGATGCGCAACAGTGCGGCTTCTGCACCCCGGGATTCATCGTGGCAGCCAAGTCGTATCTGGATCATCACCCGCAGGCGGGCGCGGCCGACTTCAAAACCGGCCTGAGCGGTAATCTCTGCCGCTGCGGCACCTACAAGGGCATGCAACTTGTCGCTGATCTACTCACCAAGGGAAAGGGGGCTTAA
- a CDS encoding xanthine dehydrogenase family protein molybdopterin-binding subunit, with protein sequence MADYQWPDEQHRSLLGKRITRVDGPIKVSGRAKYTYDVRPDGMLWGKILRSPYPHCKVTSIDTSAAEKMPGVKAVQILQKPGSEIHWAGDEIVAIAAVDEPTAYDALKAIKVEYEVLPFHVSDAEPPKNLGVSNEPLTIDELGDMEDNQVPDDEVIAAIQKRGMTEIPDAKTLEALAKDGVPPEIIAAIKKAQVRKGSGVKSPYKKTAVQTQGKPADAFAAAKTDGVVSEGIYGVPVITHCCLESHGAMSQFVDDKNLEVHVSTQNLSGIPAQMSEPMGMPASNIRVLQQYIGGGFGSKFGIDRWGVATAQLAKNTNGKAVKIMLARDEEQQVAGARPSAYARVSVAANKDGRLTAWQSDGWGTGGPGGGGSPPLPYVFDIPNQKKQYTAIATNQGPSRAWRAPNHPQAALITMSALEDTAAKLNMDPLELLRKNIDMTGPRAKTYEEEFVIADQMMGWKERWKPRGSSTGVVRTGMGLSLHTWGGRGHDSNCDLTIQPDGSVEIKMGTQDLGTGTRTCIMIVAADTLGIPLESVNLKIGDTRYPVSGGSGGSTTIGGVSSSTRRAAVDARDQLLAKVAPALGTTPDQIEIKDGTVSVKGDASKSMTWKQACSKLGAVPITVRGVNKGGMKPDLTNSGVGGVQMAEVSVDTETGIVKVTKMVAVQDCGLVVDVKTAETQVYGALIMGISYALYEEKFMDPVTGRMLNPNMEFYRLAGLSDIGELQVHMMTGAGYDDRGVIGLAEPPVVSPGAAISNAVANALGVRVPYLPLTPDRVLAALERS encoded by the coding sequence ATGGCGGATTATCAGTGGCCCGACGAGCAACATCGGTCGCTTCTTGGCAAACGCATCACGCGCGTGGACGGCCCCATCAAAGTGAGCGGCCGTGCGAAGTACACCTACGATGTCCGCCCCGACGGCATGCTCTGGGGCAAAATCCTGCGCTCGCCGTATCCGCATTGCAAAGTCACCAGCATTGATACCAGCGCAGCCGAGAAGATGCCGGGTGTGAAAGCCGTGCAGATCCTGCAGAAGCCGGGCTCCGAAATCCACTGGGCCGGTGACGAAATCGTCGCGATCGCCGCGGTAGATGAGCCGACAGCCTATGATGCGCTGAAGGCAATCAAAGTCGAGTATGAAGTATTGCCGTTCCACGTTTCGGACGCGGAACCGCCAAAGAACCTCGGCGTGTCGAACGAGCCGTTGACCATCGACGAGCTCGGCGACATGGAAGACAACCAGGTCCCTGACGACGAAGTCATCGCAGCGATCCAGAAGCGCGGCATGACCGAGATTCCTGACGCGAAGACGCTGGAGGCGCTGGCGAAAGACGGCGTGCCGCCGGAAATTATCGCGGCGATCAAGAAAGCGCAAGTCCGCAAAGGCAGCGGCGTGAAGTCGCCGTACAAGAAGACCGCGGTGCAGACGCAAGGCAAGCCAGCCGATGCGTTCGCCGCCGCGAAAACCGACGGCGTTGTGAGCGAGGGAATCTATGGAGTCCCCGTGATCACGCACTGCTGCCTCGAATCCCATGGTGCGATGTCGCAGTTCGTGGACGACAAGAACCTCGAAGTTCACGTCTCCACGCAGAACCTGAGCGGCATTCCCGCGCAGATGAGCGAACCGATGGGCATGCCGGCGTCCAACATCCGCGTTCTGCAGCAGTACATTGGCGGCGGCTTCGGCAGCAAGTTCGGCATCGACCGCTGGGGAGTGGCGACGGCTCAACTTGCCAAGAACACAAACGGCAAAGCCGTGAAGATCATGCTGGCGCGCGACGAAGAACAGCAGGTAGCCGGCGCGCGGCCTTCCGCTTACGCGCGCGTAAGCGTTGCGGCCAACAAAGACGGGCGCCTCACTGCGTGGCAATCGGATGGCTGGGGCACGGGCGGTCCCGGCGGTGGAGGATCGCCGCCGCTGCCGTATGTCTTCGATATCCCCAACCAGAAAAAACAGTACACCGCGATTGCGACCAACCAGGGACCATCGCGAGCGTGGCGCGCGCCGAACCATCCGCAGGCAGCGCTGATCACGATGTCGGCGCTGGAAGACACGGCGGCGAAGCTGAACATGGATCCGCTGGAGTTGTTGCGCAAAAACATTGACATGACTGGCCCGCGCGCCAAGACCTACGAAGAAGAGTTCGTCATCGCGGACCAGATGATGGGCTGGAAAGAACGCTGGAAGCCGCGCGGCAGTTCCACCGGAGTGGTACGCACCGGCATGGGGTTGTCGCTGCACACGTGGGGCGGTCGCGGACACGATTCCAACTGCGATCTCACCATCCAGCCGGATGGCTCCGTCGAAATCAAGATGGGGACGCAGGACCTGGGAACCGGCACGCGCACCTGCATCATGATCGTCGCCGCCGATACGCTCGGGATCCCGCTGGAGAGTGTGAATCTGAAAATTGGAGACACTCGCTATCCGGTGTCGGGTGGCAGCGGTGGAAGTACGACCATCGGCGGCGTGAGCAGTTCGACGCGCCGCGCCGCGGTGGATGCTCGCGATCAACTGCTGGCGAAAGTCGCGCCCGCGCTGGGCACAACCCCAGACCAGATCGAAATCAAAGACGGAACCGTCAGCGTGAAGGGCGATGCCTCGAAGAGCATGACGTGGAAGCAGGCGTGTTCGAAGCTGGGGGCGGTGCCGATTACCGTGCGCGGCGTGAACAAAGGCGGTATGAAGCCCGACCTCACAAACAGCGGCGTCGGCGGCGTGCAAATGGCCGAGGTCAGCGTCGACACCGAGACCGGAATCGTGAAGGTGACGAAGATGGTTGCGGTGCAGGACTGCGGCTTGGTCGTCGACGTCAAGACCGCCGAGACCCAGGTCTATGGCGCGCTGATCATGGGTATTTCCTACGCGCTCTACGAAGAGAAGTTCATGGATCCCGTGACCGGGCGCATGCTCAACCCGAACATGGAGTTCTACCGGCTCGCCGGGCTGAGCGATATCGGCGAACTGCAGGTGCATATGATGACCGGTGCGGGCTATGACGATCGCGGCGTGATCGGGCTGGCCGAGCCTCCGGTGGTCTCACCAGGTGCGGCGATTTCGAATGCAGTGGCGAATGCGCTGGGCGTGCGGGTGCCGTATCTCCCGCTCACACCCGACCGCGTGCTCGCGGCGCTGGAGAGGAGCTAA
- a CDS encoding FAD binding domain-containing protein, translated as MRPFEYVNANSRNQVGELLGKNWGDAEILAGGTDLVALMKDEVVNPKRLVNIKGIDDLHGLKADASGMRIGALVTLSELAHGAELAKVYPAIADAARDAASPQIRNVATIGGNICQRPRCWYFRNGMGLLPTTKDGKSMVLAGDHRYHAVLGNDGPAYFVSPSTVVPALIAHGAKVRILGGGKLREVELEKFFITPKNENEREHDLRPNELVVEIFIPAAAGVKAANYEVRQKEHFDWPLATCSVALTMDGSKVKSAKIVLGAVAPVPWVSNEAAQAIVGKEITPDTAMAAANAALAPAKSLGQNKYKITMAKAAVKRALLAAAGGQSAHLGGHHDAHA; from the coding sequence ATGCGACCTTTTGAATATGTGAATGCGAATTCGCGAAACCAGGTCGGCGAACTGCTCGGCAAGAATTGGGGCGATGCCGAAATTCTTGCCGGCGGCACAGACCTGGTCGCTTTGATGAAGGATGAGGTCGTCAATCCCAAGCGGCTGGTGAATATCAAGGGGATTGATGACCTGCACGGATTGAAGGCTGACGCCAGCGGAATGCGGATTGGCGCGCTGGTGACGCTCTCGGAATTGGCGCATGGAGCGGAATTAGCCAAGGTGTACCCGGCGATTGCGGATGCGGCGCGCGACGCGGCGAGCCCGCAGATTCGCAACGTGGCGACGATTGGCGGGAACATCTGCCAGCGGCCGCGCTGCTGGTACTTCCGCAACGGTATGGGTCTGCTGCCGACGACCAAAGACGGCAAGTCGATGGTGCTGGCGGGAGATCATCGCTACCACGCGGTGCTTGGCAACGATGGCCCCGCGTACTTCGTGAGCCCTTCGACCGTGGTTCCGGCGCTGATTGCGCATGGAGCAAAGGTGCGAATTCTCGGTGGCGGGAAACTGCGCGAGGTCGAGCTCGAGAAGTTCTTCATCACTCCGAAGAACGAGAACGAACGCGAGCATGATCTGCGGCCGAACGAACTTGTCGTGGAAATCTTCATTCCGGCGGCGGCCGGCGTGAAAGCGGCGAATTACGAGGTGCGCCAGAAAGAGCACTTCGATTGGCCGCTGGCGACGTGTTCCGTGGCGCTGACCATGGACGGCTCGAAGGTGAAGTCGGCCAAGATCGTGCTGGGCGCGGTGGCGCCGGTGCCGTGGGTGTCGAACGAGGCGGCTCAGGCAATTGTCGGCAAGGAAATCACGCCCGATACCGCGATGGCCGCGGCGAATGCCGCACTCGCTCCGGCGAAGAGCCTGGGACAAAACAAATACAAGATCACTATGGCCAAGGCAGCGGTGAAGCGCGCGCTGCTGGCGGCCGCCGGCGGCCAGTCGGCACACTTGGGAGGCCATCATGATGCTCATGCCTGA
- a CDS encoding Kelch repeat-containing protein encodes MGTSFRVTVFALSVLALITLSGCGGSSTTSSSSTTYTIGGTISGLTGSGLVLQNNGGDNLTVSSGATTFTFATPAKSGDPYAVTVLTQPSGENCTVTGGSGNASANVTNVSIACVTAYSVGGQVLGLTGTGLVLQDNAGNDLTVSAGAASYAFVFSGTIPDGGVPYSITVFSNPSGQSCTVSNAVGTATADVANADVTCTTISGTTFTVGGTVSGLSAGTLILQDSLGVNNTDLLPLSGNGSFIFVNPVGSGEDFNVSVFSQPATRNCSVSNGAGIATANVTNVSVVCVGDFAWMGGSSTVGTNGGQPGVYGALGTPSPTNIPGGRQQPLTWTDASGNLWLFGGYGQDSTDSGGLLNDLWKYSPTSAEWTWMGGSTVAPPSTSFGAAGAPGVYGTIGVPDPANVPGGREQVATWTDASGRIWVFGGEGIDANGVTGELNDLWVFDPTLGATGEWTWMGGNTSVGAVFSGPSGVYGTLGVPDPANVPGGRYGAISWIDSSGNLWLFGGNSIDSTGTLGYLNDLWMFNPTLGAHGEWTWMAGGNVTANSGNGAAGVYGTLGVPDPVNTPGGRGSGVSWVDRSGNVWLFGGLGADSVGNPGFLNDLWRYTPGGGSTVGQWTWMSGSNTVPPYSGQPGIYGSLGTASAANAPGGRFSGLTWLDASGKLWLFSGNGYDSAGVNGYLNDLWQFDPSAGTYGEWTWMGGSSSVGRSGGQLGVYGTLGIPAATNSPGGRFGVAGWVDPSGNFWFMGGDGYDSVGNQGNLNDLWMYQP; translated from the coding sequence ATGGGAACCAGTTTTCGGGTCACGGTCTTCGCTCTGTCTGTCCTGGCACTTATAACTCTCAGCGGCTGCGGCGGAAGCAGCACAACATCTTCGTCCTCCACCACCTACACCATCGGCGGAACCATCTCCGGACTTACCGGCTCAGGCTTGGTGTTGCAGAACAACGGTGGCGACAACCTCACCGTAAGCTCCGGCGCCACCACGTTCACCTTCGCCACGCCCGCTAAAAGCGGAGATCCCTATGCCGTGACCGTCCTCACCCAGCCCTCGGGCGAAAACTGTACGGTCACCGGCGGATCCGGCAACGCCAGCGCGAATGTCACCAACGTGAGCATTGCATGCGTTACGGCGTACAGCGTAGGGGGCCAGGTCCTCGGCCTCACCGGCACCGGCCTCGTCCTTCAGGACAACGCCGGCAACGACCTCACCGTAAGCGCCGGCGCCGCCAGTTACGCCTTCGTCTTTAGCGGCACAATTCCGGACGGCGGTGTTCCGTACAGCATCACCGTGTTTTCGAATCCCTCCGGCCAATCCTGCACGGTCTCGAATGCTGTCGGCACGGCCACCGCAGACGTCGCTAACGCCGACGTCACCTGCACCACGATTTCCGGAACCACTTTTACCGTCGGCGGGACGGTCAGCGGTCTCTCCGCCGGGACCCTGATTTTGCAAGATTCTCTCGGCGTGAATAACACCGATCTCTTGCCGCTCAGCGGAAATGGTTCCTTCATCTTCGTCAATCCCGTCGGCAGTGGCGAGGACTTCAACGTCTCGGTCTTTTCTCAGCCGGCCACGCGGAACTGCTCCGTCAGCAACGGCGCCGGCATCGCCACCGCCAACGTCACCAATGTCAGCGTCGTCTGTGTCGGCGATTTCGCCTGGATGGGCGGCAGCAGCACGGTCGGCACGAACGGCGGCCAACCCGGCGTCTACGGCGCGCTCGGAACTCCGTCCCCCACCAACATCCCCGGTGGACGGCAACAACCGCTCACGTGGACCGATGCCTCCGGCAATCTCTGGCTCTTCGGTGGATACGGCCAGGATTCCACCGACTCCGGCGGACTGCTCAACGATCTTTGGAAATACTCTCCCACCAGCGCTGAATGGACCTGGATGGGCGGCAGCACGGTCGCCCCGCCCAGTACGAGCTTTGGCGCCGCCGGCGCGCCCGGCGTCTACGGCACGATCGGCGTTCCCGATCCCGCCAACGTTCCCGGCGGTCGCGAGCAGGTCGCCACGTGGACCGATGCCTCCGGCCGTATCTGGGTCTTCGGCGGCGAAGGCATCGACGCCAACGGTGTGACCGGCGAACTCAATGATTTGTGGGTCTTCGATCCCACCCTCGGCGCCACCGGAGAGTGGACCTGGATGGGCGGCAACACCAGCGTCGGCGCCGTCTTCTCAGGACCCTCCGGCGTCTACGGCACGCTCGGCGTTCCCGATCCTGCCAACGTTCCCGGCGGACGCTACGGCGCCATCAGTTGGATCGATTCCTCCGGCAACCTGTGGCTCTTCGGCGGAAACTCCATCGACTCCACCGGCACACTCGGCTATCTCAACGACTTGTGGATGTTCAACCCCACGCTCGGCGCCCACGGTGAGTGGACCTGGATGGCCGGCGGCAACGTCACTGCCAACTCTGGCAACGGCGCAGCCGGAGTTTATGGCACACTCGGCGTCCCCGATCCTGTGAATACTCCCGGCGGCAGAGGCTCCGGGGTGAGCTGGGTCGATCGCTCAGGCAATGTTTGGCTGTTCGGTGGACTCGGTGCGGATTCGGTTGGAAACCCGGGCTTCCTGAACGACCTCTGGCGCTACACGCCGGGCGGCGGCAGTACCGTCGGCCAGTGGACCTGGATGAGCGGCAGCAACACCGTACCGCCGTACTCCGGTCAACCCGGAATTTATGGCTCGTTGGGGACCGCATCCGCCGCCAACGCTCCGGGAGGCCGTTTCAGCGGTCTCACCTGGCTCGATGCCAGCGGCAAACTCTGGCTGTTTAGTGGCAACGGCTACGACTCCGCGGGCGTAAACGGATACCTGAACGACCTGTGGCAGTTCGATCCGTCGGCCGGAACGTACGGCGAATGGACGTGGATGGGCGGAAGCTCCAGCGTTGGCCGCAGCGGAGGCCAACTCGGCGTCTACGGGACCTTGGGCATCCCCGCGGCTACCAATAGTCCCGGAGGGCGTTTCGGCGTCGCCGGTTGGGTCGATCCATCCGGAAACTTCTGGTTCATGGGAGGCGATGGCTACGACTCCGTCGGAAACCAGGGAAACCTGAACGACCTCTGGATGTACCAGCCGTAA
- a CDS encoding DUF1326 domain-containing protein, which produces MRVQSLFVALLSFSTISFAQQIRGDYMESRSADVYVAQCFANGETGLNGKQALLAWRIDSGAWNGVKLDGLHVAGAVRANATLGDPYDNPYPAKVVMLVDDRATAEQRQALIAFAQHEAGQLFENVVEVKRVPMELEIPDAAIAHAHVHGSGVGAHAMFRAGTLARIETRSLNDNDHICGNETTYYPPLTTVETATPAVALSDVYQGDGLNEDWANHGRRSAYLAHFTVDGSTMARK; this is translated from the coding sequence ATGAGGGTTCAGTCCCTATTCGTTGCGCTTCTCTCTTTTTCCACGATTTCATTTGCCCAGCAGATCCGCGGCGACTACATGGAGTCGCGCTCGGCCGACGTGTACGTGGCGCAGTGTTTCGCCAATGGCGAGACCGGTCTCAACGGCAAGCAGGCGCTGCTCGCGTGGCGCATCGATTCCGGCGCATGGAATGGCGTTAAGCTCGACGGGCTGCACGTAGCCGGCGCCGTCCGCGCAAACGCCACGCTCGGCGATCCGTACGACAATCCGTATCCGGCGAAGGTCGTGATGCTGGTAGATGATCGCGCCACCGCCGAACAGCGCCAAGCACTGATTGCCTTCGCCCAGCACGAGGCAGGGCAGCTCTTCGAAAATGTCGTCGAGGTGAAGCGCGTGCCAATGGAGTTGGAGATCCCAGACGCCGCGATCGCCCATGCCCACGTCCATGGCAGCGGCGTCGGCGCACATGCGATGTTCCGCGCCGGAACCCTGGCGCGCATCGAGACCCGCTCGCTCAACGATAACGACCACATCTGCGGTAATGAGACGACATATTATCCGCCGCTGACCACGGTCGAAACGGCGACGCCCGCCGTAGCGCTAAGCGATGTGTATCAAGGCGACGGCCTGAATGAAGATTGGGCGAACCACGGACGGCGCAGCGCGTATCTGGCCCACTTCACGGTGGATGGCAGCACGATGGCGAGGAAATGA
- a CDS encoding glycine cleavage system protein H — translation MTVILVLFTFVAFLTIDYFMSRGKQPVIALQPAVTKHVVRPLEPSLVGGFKVPESLRYHPGHTWALSESPNLVRVGIDDFAGKINGTVDKINLPQRGQWVRQGQKIWSIEKDGKKVDMVSPIEGSVAEINDAVLANPGLASKDPYGEGWMITVQSPDAKTNFRNLLGGALARWWMEEAAGRLQRRMPMMAGAMAQDGGEAVDNITEHLPNEDWEKVAKEFFLS, via the coding sequence ATGACAGTCATTCTCGTACTCTTCACGTTCGTTGCATTCCTCACCATCGATTACTTCATGAGCCGTGGCAAGCAGCCAGTCATTGCGTTACAGCCGGCAGTTACCAAGCATGTAGTTCGTCCGCTGGAGCCCAGCCTCGTCGGCGGCTTCAAGGTTCCTGAGTCCCTTCGCTATCACCCCGGACACACCTGGGCGCTGAGCGAGAGCCCGAACCTGGTACGGGTTGGCATCGACGATTTCGCCGGAAAGATCAACGGCACGGTGGACAAGATCAACCTCCCGCAGCGCGGCCAGTGGGTCCGGCAGGGACAGAAGATTTGGTCGATCGAAAAGGACGGCAAGAAGGTCGACATGGTTTCCCCGATCGAAGGCAGCGTGGCCGAGATCAACGATGCAGTGCTGGCTAACCCCGGGCTGGCGTCGAAAGATCCTTACGGCGAAGGCTGGATGATCACGGTTCAGTCGCCCGACGCGAAGACCAACTTCCGCAACCTGCTAGGCGGCGCCTTGGCCCGCTGGTGGATGGAAGAAGCAGCCGGCCGCTTGCAGCGCCGCATGCCGATGATGGCCGGTGCGATGGCCCAGGATGGCGGCGAGGCCGTGGACAACATTACCGAACACCTCCCGAACGAAGATTGGGAGAAAGTAGCGAAGGAGTTCTTCCTCTCCTAG